Part of the Salvelinus sp. IW2-2015 unplaced genomic scaffold, ASM291031v2 Un_scaffold649, whole genome shotgun sequence genome, GAGCCTGAATACTGATATTGCATTTCTTCAAGAAATGACCATACTAGATTGCGTAAAGCATGTGTTGGACAGGTTTTTCATTCTAATTTTTAATGGCAGAGTCAGGGGAACAGCAATAGTGATTCAGAAATGAGTACAGTTTTCACCCTCACAGATCATTTCAGATCCTTATACAATAGTTAGTGGCACACTCTTCCAAACCCCTGTAGTACTTYCGAATGTTTACACCCCTAACTGGGATGACACTAGATGTATGACATCTCTTTTAGCCTCCCTCCCTAATCTTGACACCCACCGCCTCATCTTCGGCGGGGACCTTAACTGTGTTACTGAACCAAGGCTCGATCGGTTTAATCCCAGAACACTTACTCCTTCCGGGATGGCAAAAGCTCTTTCTACATTCATGACCCAAATGGGTTGTGTTGATCCATGGTGCTTCCTCCAGCCGGTCACAAAAGACTTCTCCTACTTTTCTCATGTTCATCAAGCCTACTCGCGCGTAGACTACTTTTTTTAGATAGAGCCCTTCTGCCCTCAGTTAAAACTACTGAATATTGTGCGATAGTGATTTTTAACAATTCCCCKCACATTCTGGACTTATCTCTTACTCCAAATGCAAAAAAACTGTAGAATTGGAGATTTAACACAGCCCTATTGTCTAACAAAGAATTCTGTGACATTATTTTGACCAACATAGATGTATTCATTCAAACAATACTTTTTTTTMMGGGAGACTTTCAAAACTGTATTACGGGGGAAAGATAATTTCTTACAATGCTCATTATATCAAACAAAGAAAACTGAAACGTCAGGAACTGGTGGACTCAATCCTGGCAATAGAGCGCCAACCTTCAACTTCACCATCCCGTGAATTATACGCAGAGAGGCTAAAACTTCTAARTTAATTTAATCTGCTTTCCACTGATAAAGCAGAGTTTCTGTTGCAATGAACAAGGGAGACGTACTACGAATATGGTGACAAGGCCAGCCGCCTTTTAGCACACCAACTTAAACGCCAGTCAGCATCTCATCTCTCAGGTATATGACTCTTCCCGTAATCTTACAAGTGATCCCTCTAATATTAATTCAACTTTTGTGGAATATTATTCTAACCTCTACCAATCTGAACCCCCATCAGATAATACGGCTATCGACAACTTTTTAAATAACTTGGATATCCCATCCATTGATATGGACATGAGCAAAGTTCTGGATAACCCTCTGCATCTAGATGAGATAACAAAGGGTCTAAAGTCAATGCAAAATGGCAAGGCCCCAGGCCCTGATGGCTTCcccatacatttttataaaaaattctgATAGCTAATAGTTTAGCTAATAGTTTAAGGTTGTAGCATGCCGGTTGGAACCCTGCCTTCAGGATGTCATATCTGATGATCAAACGGGTTTCATCAAAGAACGACGACTATTTTCCAATGTATGCCGGCTTTTGAACATTAtactctctcctatctctccagACCCCAAAATTGTTGTTTCTCTTGATGCAGAGAAGGCTTTCGACCGGGTGGAGTGGGATTATTTATTTAAGATTTTGGGAATATTTGGTTTTGGGTCCAATTTCATCTCATGGATACGTATGCTCTATTCTGCTTCTACGGATAGCGTCTACACCAACTCTCAACATTCAAAATACTTCCCCCTCTCCAGAGGTACCCGTCAAGGGTGCCCTATGTCCCCCCGCTCCTTTTTGCTCTTGCGATAGAACCGCTCTCCTTGGCCTTAAAATTATCTTCATTCACTGGAATCCACCAAGCTGGTGAAGAGCACAGTGTCACTGTATGCAGATGATCTACTATTATATATCACTAACTCTGTGAACTCGATAACATAATGCATATTTTAAACACGTTTGAATCAGTCTCAGGTTACACATTGGACCTTTGAAAAAGTTGATGTTTTCCGATCAACTCTGCTGCCAAGCAAATTCCCCTTGGAGCCCTGCCTTTCCGTCTGTCGCCCTCTGGCTATTCCTATTTAGGTGTGAATATAACACACTCTCTGGCTACCCTCCATAAAACTAACCTTGCAAGCCTAGTCACACGAGTTAAAGCAGACTTACAACGCTGGGATAGTCTGCCTCTCTCATTAGCTGTCAGAATGCAATCTGTTAAAATGAACACTTTACCTAGGTTTCTATACCCTTTTCAATGTCTTTCGATCTTTCTGCCAAAATAATTTTTTTACCAAGTTGGATAGGCTCATCAGTCATTTTATCTGAGCAGGCAAATCACCTAGGATACGTAGAGCAATACTTCAAAGGAGGAGACAATATGGAGGATTGGCACTTCCAAATTTGCTGCTTTACTATTGGGCAGCCAATATTCAAAAGATTATGGTCTGGTGTAATGCTCCGGGGACCAACTGGTGTTTATTAGACGTGCACTCCTGCCAATCATCCTCCTTTTCTGCATGTGACCCACTGTCCTTGTGTCCTTCAAAGTATACGGGAAACCCCATTGTGCGCTCTACTTTGAAGATCTGGAGACAATTTCATCAACATTTTWGACTTTCTCRCCCTTCTCTTCTAAGCCCTATCTGTAAACAACAACCTATTTTTACCCTCCAAACTTGACCAGGCTTTTTTGTTTAGTGGCATGAGAGCGGTTTGGTTTGTTTCAAAGATGTATTTTTAGACGGGAAGTTGGTCAGATTTAATGATCTCGTCGCTAAATCTAATCTGGCTCATTCTTTTTTCTCATTCTCATAATCTTTTCCGCTATTTCCAAGCCCGTAACTTTGTTCGCTCTCATTTTCCCACCTTTCCTCAAACTGCCTCCCAAGACGTTGCTAGAGGAGATTTTGTCCCTCCTGTGGAGTCGGTAAGGTCTGATTTCTAGATTATATGACATTATGCTTTCCTCTGAACCCtctccaataaacaaaatcaagACAGACTAGGGTGGTGAACTTAATCTGGCAGATGACTGGTGGGAGGAGGCCCTTCTTAGGGTTAACTCCACATCCTCATGTGCTCGGTTAAGTTTCATTCAGTTCAAAGTCTTCAGTTCAAATCCATTACAACACAGAAAAACGTAGTAAATTCCTCCCAGACGTGAATGACACGTGATAGACGTTCATTCACTCCGGCAGACCAAACTCATGTTTAATTCATGTTCTAAGCTGTCAGAGTATTGGTCATCCTGTTTTAATACTCTCTCAAAAATTTGAGATACTGACCTGTAGCCTTGTCCTCTAATAATGTCCGACTCCAAGTGTAgctaacatacaccttagccaaatacatttaaactcagtttttcacaattcctgacatttaatcccagtaaaaattccctgttttaggtcagttaggatcaccactttattttaagaatgtgaaatgccagaataatagtagagaatgatttatttcaacttttatttatttcatcacattcccagtgggtcagaagtttaaatacactcaattagtatttggtagcattgcctttaaattgtttaacttgggtcgggtagccttccacaagcttcccacaataagttgggtgaattttggcccattcctcctgacagagctggtgtaactgagtcaggtttgtaggcctccttgctcgcacacgctttttcagttctgcccacacattttccataggattgaggtcagggctttgtgatggccactccaataccttgacttcgtgttcttaagccattttgccacaactttggaagtatgcttggggtcattgtccatttggaagacacatttgcaaccaagctttaacttcctgactgatgtcttgagatgttgcttcaatttatccacataattgtccttcctcatcatgccatctattttgtgaagtgcaccagtccctcctgcagtaaagcaccccacaACGTTCATGCTgctacccctgtgcttcacagttgggatggtgttcttcggcttgcaagcctccccctttttcctccaaacataaacatggctattatggccaaacagttgtatttttgtttcatcagaccagaggatatttctccaaaaagtacgatctttgtccccatgtgcagttgcaaaccgtagtctgctttgtTTTATGgcaggtttggagcagtggcttcttccttgctgagagccctttcaggttatgtcgacataggactcgttttactgtgataaagatacttttgtaccggtttcctccagcatgttcacaaggtcttttgctgttgttctgggattgatttgcacttttcgcaccaaagtacataatctctaggagacagaacgcgtctccttccctgagcgtatgacgggctggtcccatggtgtttatacttgcgtactattgttcgtacagatgaacgtggtaccttcagacgtttggaaattgctcccaaggatgaaccagacttgtggaggtctacaatttttctctgaggtcttggctgatttcttttgattttcccatgatgtcaagcaaagaggcactgagtttgaaggtaggccttgaaatacatccacaggtacacctccaattgattcaaatgatgtcaattagcctaacagaagcttctaaagccatgacataattttctggaattttccaatctgtttaaaggcacagtcaacttagtgtgtgaaaacttctgacccactggaattgtgatgcagtgaattttatgtgaaataatctgtctgtaaacaatagttagaaaaatgacttgtgtcatgcacaaagtagatgtcctaaccgacttgccaaaactattttttgttaacaatacatttttggagtggttgaaaaactagtgttaatgactccaacctaagtgtatgtaaacttccgacttcaactgtatattcagtTCAATCTTTGTTGCCTAGTCTCACTAAAAGTAAAGCGGACGTTGTAACATTTGCTTCCCTGCCGGCAGATCTTGCTTAACTGGAAATCCTTCAAACCTCCCACTATATCATCTTGGTTGAAAGATCTAATGTCTTttctacacttagaaaaaaatgtatacacttTGAGAGGCTCTACTGCTAACTTTTACTTGTGATCGCAGCCTATAATTTCCTTTTTTGTACATTTGCCCTCTATTGATCAGGAGAAAGAATTTTGGCCAACAGGATACgcattgtgtatgtgtatttgtatttatatattatcTCCAATTGTAAATTCGTWTTTTTTTTATGTTAATGTATGCTGCTTTTGTTGTTAAAGGGAGGGAGGTGTTTCAAAAAGTATAGAGATAAAAGGACGTATCTGTTCAATTTGTAATTTGTATTTCTTTATATGTCCAATAAAAAAAAAWatatatatataaaaaacaatgtTGTGTCAAAAAcatacgtatttatttggacagtaaaGCTAAAACTTAATTTGGCTCTATCCTTCAGCAWTTTGTATTTGAGATCAACAAGTGCCTTCCAACGCGTTTGTATAGtcgcaagcttgatgtagtcattgcgtgctaggaatatgggaccaaatactaaacttttgactaaattgaatacactataagtgaatttgtccaaaaacTCACGACACCTTCAAATggagggactagatacataaagtgcattcattatctaaacggtaaaacagatatgtatgaaaataccctcgaataaaaggtgacattttgtactgtcgcctcatataaaacatttgatctcaaatccgtagcggagtgtacaaaacataccTCCGAAAATTACAAGTTGTCTCCAGTTGTTTACATTTGACAGATTGTGATGATATCCACTTTCTATGTGTATTCTTTGGTCATAACCCTCTGGTTGCTGTAGTGGACAGACTGGGTTCACAGCTTACCTTGGGGAGTTGAATCCACTGTCTACAGTCACGCTGCTGCTGTCCATGCTATCCAGACGTGCCGAGTGCGCTGACTTCTGGCTGCTACTGTTCTCTGTCTCCTTGGGGCTGAGCAGCGTGAGGTTAGTCTCAAATTTGCGCTGCAGGTCACGCTCCTTCTCCCGCTCCAGAAGCCACTGCATGGTTCCGACTCCACCCTCCCCGTGCCCTTTGACCTCTGCCGCCACTAACTCCTCCCGCGaggcctcctccaccacctcctcgtCATCGTCCGACACATTGTAGTAGTCAAAGGCGGCCTCGGAGGCTGATGGGAACGCTGGCTCGGAGCCCTGGAGGCCCAGGGCGGAAGCGGGGGAAGCTGCTGAATTCGAAGGCTGCTGGGCCTCTAGATTGTCAAGGACATCGGCTGATTTGATGTGTGGGGTCTTTCGTAGGGTGCCCGACTTGGTGTAGGTTCCCTCCACGTAGCCTGCAGTCAACGCGTTGTGTGGAGGCTTGAACAAAGTGTCCTTGCTGAAGATCTCCTTCCTCTTGTCTGCCCCGCCACCACCGCCTCCCCCTCCAGGGTCTACGTTGTGTTGGTGTTGTATCAAACGTCCATTAGGCATGGGCTCTGGGGTCTGGCTTGGTGTTGGCCGTTTTGAGACGTTTTGTCCCTTTGCCAAAGAGTCCTCTTTGTATTCCATTGTGAGGGGAGAGGTAAGGTGAGGGGTGTGGCGATCAGCCGGAGTGCTCTTCCGGATTCCCTCAGACGAGGTTAACGTGTCGTGGTCTGCTTTTGACAGAGGTGAAGGGGCGGTAAGGATTGTTTCGTTCGACGTATTGCACTGGAAGTAGTCGTCCACCGAGGGCTTGGGCGAGAGTCCCTTCAGATCACTGTAGGCTGGCAAGCTGTCTCTGCTCTTGTTCCTTTCCAGCGGGCTTCGGATCCTAGACTCGTCCAAGCTCCCCTTACCTAAGCTCCCCTTCCCCACATCAGGCACACACATTTCAGAGTTGAACTTAGCAGCCGAGAACATGATCCTTGAGTAGTGGGACGACTTCTGGGAGGCCCGCAAAGTCCCATTATCTGTGTAGTAATGACTCCGCTCGTCAGGACTCCGCTCATAGTCCTCTGACATCCCCAAAGAGGGGCACATTCCGCCCAGAGGGCTCAAAGCATTATCCATGGAGCGGGACCTCTCCTTAGCCTGATCGGGCAGCTCGTCGCGCGACTTCCTTCCTTCTTGAGTTTGACTGTGGCTTCGGTGCACTCTCCCGCTGGATGTCCCGCGCGAGGGCTCGGGGAAAGGcatctctgtcctccttttcgcCAACTCCCCGGACACGTCCCACTCCGGGGTGACGGGGAAGTGGGACTCTGTGATGTTGGGGTTACTGTGGACTATGTAAGTCCCGCCGCTTCGTTTGCGCTCCAACGTGTACATGGCCTCACGAGGGGAGCGCACCAGCGAGTGGCTGAAGAAGCGGCTGTAATCCCTGTCCACCATGGCCATGTCCAGGTTGGAACTCTCGGACGGGTCGCCCCGGGAGACGCGAGTCTTGCTGTGTGAACGAGACTTGCCGTGCATCACCCGACGGTGACCACGACTCCTCCGGCTGCGTGCACTGTGCTCTGCCGAGCTGCCTGCTTTTCTCCTCTGGGCACGctcctcctccagcctcttcATCACGGCCGTGTGGCGTGCCACATTCTCCACCGTCAGGTCTGGGTTGATCCGCCGGATGATCTCCATCTCCACAGTGCGGGGGATGGTGATGGCAGGCGCGTCCTCATCGCGTAGGGGCCATTCCTCGGGGGGGAACTGGGCCGAGAACGTGGCCAGCTGCCTCAGCTTGTCTTTCTTGAAGCTCAGCCTGAACAGCTTCAGCCCAAACTTCTTTGATTGCTTCTCGgcactgctgccaccaccactgcCCTCCTTTTTTTTGGTCAGCGTGTCGGTCTTATAGGGGAAGGGGGCATTGCTCTTGCTCTTGTCCATCAGAGGATCTTGCAACTGTGACGTCTGAACGGGAGCCGGAGGGGGCTCAGGGTAGGAGGGGGGCTCTCCCCGAGGCTCCTTGGGAGATTTCCTCTGGTAAGCGGGGGCTTGAGGAATGGGCGTATCATCACGGTACGTGTTATAGGAGTCACCGTGGTTCTTCTGGTTGGGCCTCTCCCTCGTGCAGCCCGGGGTGGAGGGCGTGATGGTGCCTGACTGTGGGGAggtacactgctgctgctgttgttgctgccgGTCGTCCAGGTGGTACCACTTGCTGTTGGATCGGATGAGGTTGGGGGTGATAAAGTAGGCCTGGGGAGTGACAATGAAGTAGCCCTCAGGTGTTGGGTAGATTTTCCTCTCTCGCACCAGCATATTTAGGGTGTGTCGCAGAATTTCCGAGCTCGGTGTCGGAACACCTGAGGGAAACACAGATGGGGGAAAGAACAGTTTTACAGTCACATCAGCAGTTCAAAACCAGAGTTCTATGACTTACATTTCAAGAGTGAAGTATTTTTACGTGggacttttttgtttgttgagaCAAAAGTCTCAACTTTAAATCTTATTCATACTTTTTACCATTATTATTTAGGTCGCTACTCCTCTTACACCGTTTAAGCTAGAAATTCCGTTCAAACTTTAAAATGTGTAGATTGGTCAGGAATAGTGTGCTTACCTACAACTTATTgatatattttatactttttaagGTATACATTCACTTTCATGGCAATTCCTCATAATTCTAAAGGCCCCATTGTGACATCGTCACttccaacattccattcactgTAAATGCAACTTTTGACACAAATCCTCTACTTTGACCACTTGGGCAATAACCTTGACAAAAAGTTAGAGCATATgaaatcttcctctacttctctgcttttgAAATCTgaatgatgaacaaaaatagcttATTCTGCTAAAAACTTACCGCTGTTTTAGTAATTGCATCAACAGCTTTTGTAACTTTTTATAAATAACTGAAATGTTGACCCCTTTCCAAAAAAGCTATTCAAATCGGAACGTGGATAAGGAATAGCTGCTACCAATCAATAGATCGAGCTGTAACCCATCAACCTCTCTCTTTATGGATGCAGTAAGTCATGTCAGAAGCTYGCAGGTTCATTGCTTACCAACAACAGCTGCACATTTCAATAGGAATACATCACGTTTTAAAGTTCACTTTCCTTGCTTTGTCTAACAACACTATCATGAATCTAGCAAATATGTTTgtgggtcagagtgcagtatttCTTTAGTTTcaaagcacacatttttgttagcATGTTCCTCATACTGGCTGTAGCCAAGGCAACTGTTGCCTAGCAAACGAACAACAATTGCCACCGTTCACTCTAGATATTTTACCCGATCACTTCTCATTGCATTTCATTCAGTTTTCAAAGACAACAAACGTAGTTTAGacactgaacacaaccacagaccacaaccagacaa contains:
- the LOC112068698 gene encoding storkhead-box protein 2-like, whose product is MKNTRSTNLRRAWPSSDLSERQPERTRSRSEKDFRLQQKHHHTPPPPPHISPGPPQGYQMPGDVSPISMSPISQSQFIPLGEILCLAISAMNSARKPVSQEALMEHLATCFPGVPTPSSEILRHTLNMLVRERKIYPTPEGYFIVTPQAYFITPNLIRSNSKWYHLDDRQQQQQQQCTSPQSGTITPSTPGCTRERPNQKNHGDSYNTYRDDTPIPQAPAYQRKSPKEPRGEPPSYPEPPPAPVQTSQLQDPLMDKSKSNAPFPYKTDTLTKKKEGSGGGSSAEKQSKKFGLKLFRLSFKKDKLRQLATFSAQFPPEEWPLRDEDAPAITIPRTVEMEIIRRINPDLTVENVARHTAVMKRLEEERAQRRKAGSSAEHSARSRRSRGHRRVMHGKSRSHSKTRVSRGDPSESSNLDMAMVDRDYSRFFSHSLVRSPREAMYTLERKRSGGTYIVHSNPNITESHFPVTPEWDVSGELAKRRTEMPFPEPSRGTSSGRVHRSHSQTQEGRKSRDELPDQAKERSRSMDNALSPLGGMCPSLGMSEDYERSPDERSHYYTDNGTLRASQKSSHYSRIMFSAAKFNSEMCVPDVGKGSLGKGSLDESRIRSPLERNKSRDSLPAYSDLKGLSPKPSVDDYFQCNTSNETILTAPSPLSKADHDTLTSSEGIRKSTPADRHTPHLTSPLTMEYKEDSLAKGQNVSKRPTPSQTPEPMPNGRLIQHQHNVDPGGGGGGGGADKRKEIFSKDTLFKPPHNALTAGYVEGTYTKSGTLRKTPHIKSADVLDNLEAQQPSNSAASPASALGLQGSEPAFPSASEAAFDYYNVSDDDEEVVEEASREELVAAEVKGHGEGGVGTMQWLLEREKERDLQRKFETNLTLLSPKETENSSSQKSAHSARLDSMDSSSVTVDSGFNSPRTRESLASNTSSIMESNRRQNPALSPGHMGTTSIGPPFSFRTIPEPPHTAQPEKLQKSSTCLASITSV